A genomic segment from Erinaceus europaeus unplaced genomic scaffold, mEriEur2.1 scaffold_416, whole genome shotgun sequence encodes:
- the LOC103118442 gene encoding phosphatidylethanolamine-binding protein 1, which yields MPVDLSKWSGPLSLQEVDEQPQHPLQVKYSGSEVDELGKVLTPTQVKDRPISITWDGLDSGKLYTLVLTDPDAPSRKDPKYREWHHFLVVNMKGNDISSGTVLSDYVGSGPPKGTGQ from the exons ATGCCGGTGGATCTCAGCAAGTGGTCCGGGCCTTTGAGCCTGCAGGAAGTGGACGAGCAGCCTCAGCACCCGCTGCAGGTCAAGTACTCCGGGTCGGAGGTCGACGAACTGGGCAAAGTGCTGACGCCCACCCAG GTAAAGGACCGGCCCATCAGCATCACATGGGATGGTCTTGACTCCGGCAAACTCTATACCTTGGTCTTGACAGACCCAGATGCTCCAAGCAGGAAAGACCCCAAATACAG GGAATGGCATCATTTTCTGGTGGTCAACATGAAGGGCAATGACATCAGCAGTGGCACAGTGCTATCCGACTATGTGGGCTCTGGGCCTCCCAAGGGCACAGGTCAGTAA